In a genomic window of Bemisia tabaci chromosome 1, PGI_BMITA_v3:
- the LOC109033142 gene encoding uncharacterized protein isoform X2: protein MFLCKKQHVLLLFLLKTLEISAQLSYQAKKKSVRYQGIMNRFEETLPPIDLEILLMDILPRMKSEFNCLAIFMDSYHDTLFQSLFYQKFNFIPNFKILVKDSEDLLSPNFKTLSVIERIRKEGCSTYILLISNAIQVARFLRFGDRYRVIDTRAKFLLLHDWRLFHADYHYLWKKIVNVIFIRRYVNSDRYELSTVPFPVPIRGALVPRRIDTWRRGKFQTNLDLFHDKTSDLQGQTLSVVTFEHVPSVVKSSIPSQNETDDEQGESVAYGGLEIEVLQTLASAMNFRPNLYESVNSASEQWGRVQLNGSFSGLLGEICSGRAEIALGNLYYTPYHLQILDLSTPYTTQCLTFLTPESLSDNSWKTLILPFHKSMWIAVLIVLLLGGFLFYSLANFHRYLEKKDYSKSGASKIEMKVSKENTAINYIKKKTSSFLYLLRRLCVDQKKIDMEMRLHEGTKNIYFNYYKSPQKLTKVKIEKKKKVTISEDSDSIKSQGLYLFESLQNSILYTFGMLILVSLPKIPTGWALRILSGWWWIYCLLVAVSYRASLTAILANPVPRVTIDTLEQLAEDNSVLCGGWGEQNRNFFLSSLDAAGQKIGRKFEDVPNAQEAVDRIMQGRFAYYENIYFLQFLSQNRKVSGHKSNSTNDGRLCFVYTYQ, encoded by the exons atgtttttatgtAAGAAGCAGCACGTTTTGTTgctctttcttttaaaaactttaGAAATAAGTGCACAGTTGTCGTATCAAGCAAAGAAAAAATCTGTCAG ATATCAAGGAATCATGAATCGCTTTGAAGAGACGTTGCCGCCCATCGATTTGGAAATACTTTTAATGGATATTTTGCCTCGAATGAAATCAGAATTCAACTGCCTTGCCATCTTTATGGACAGCTATCATGATACGCTTTTTCAATCTCTcttttatcaaaaattcaacttcattcctaattttaag attctgGTGAAAGACTCAGAGGATTTACTGTCTCCTAATTTCAAAACACTTTCCGTTATTGAAAGGATCCGTAAAGAAGGTTGCAGTACTTACATTCTTCTGATTTCAAATGCCATTCAAGTTGCTCGGTTTCTGCGCTTTGGGGACAG GTATCGAGTTATAGACACTCGTGCAAAATTTCTTCTGCTACATGATTGGCGCCTGTTTCATGCTGATTATCATTATCTCTGGAAGAAGATTGTCAATGTCATATTCATCCGACGATATGTAAACTCAGATAGGTATGAGCTATCAACAGTTCCATTCCCTGTACCCATCAGAGGAGCTTTAGTTCCAAGAAGAATTGACACTTGGAGACGCGGAAAATTTCAG ACCAATTTAGACTTGTTTCATGACAAAACCTCTGACCTTCAAGGGCAAACACTTAGCGTTGTCACATTTGAACATGTACCATCAGTTGTCAAAAGCAGTATCCCGTCACAAAATGAAACAGATGATGAACAAGGTGAATCAGTTGCTTATGGTGGACTTGAAATTGAG gTACTCCAAACTTTGGCCTCTGCAATGAATTTCCGTCCCAATCTTTATGAATCTGTCAACTCTGCTTCAGAGCAGTGGGGTAGAGTCCAGTTGAATGGCTCTTTCTCCGGACTACTCGGTGAAATTTGTAGCGGAAGGGCTGAAATAGCTCTTGGAAATTTGTACTACACTCCATATCACCTCCAGATTCTGGACTTGTCCACACCGTACACAACTCAGTGTCTCACGTTTTTGACTCCAGAATCTCTGTCAGATAATTCATGGAAGACTCTCATTTTGCCATTCCA taagtcTATGTGGATTGCAGTTCTAATAGTTTTACTACTCGGCGGTTTCTTATTTTACAGCCTAGCAAATTTTCATCGATATCTGGAAAAGAAAGACTATTCAAAATCTGGGGCTAGCAAGATTgagatgaaagtttcaaaagaaaatactgCTATAAATTACATCAAGAAGAAAACTAGCTCATTCCTGTATCTCCTTCGGAGGTTATGTGTCGATCAAAAGAAGATCGATATGGAAATGAGGTTGCATGAGGGtacaaaaaatatatatttcaatTATTACAAGAGTCCTCAAAAGttgacaaaagtaaaaattgagaaaaagaaaaaggtcaCAATATCAGAGGACTCAGATTCGATAAAGTCGCAAGGTCTGTACCTATTTGAGAGCTTGCAGAACAGTATTTTGTACACCTTCGGGATGTTGATACTTGTCTCATTACCTAAAATCCCGACTGGCTGGGCATTGAGAATTTTAAGTGGATGGTGGTGGATCTACTGCCTTTTAGTAGCTGTTTCCTATCGAGCAAGTCTGACCGCTATTCTAGCAAATCCAGTTCCACG tGTTACAATTGATACTTTAGAGCAGTTGGCTGAGGACAACTCTGTTTTATGTGGTGGATGGGGAGAGCAGAAcaggaattttttcctctcttcattAGATGCTGCTGGgcaaaaaattggcagaaaatttGAGGATGTACCAAACGCTCAAGAAGCTGTCGACAGAATCATGCAAGGACGTTTTGCttattatgaaaatatttatttcctccAGTTTCTCAGTCAGAACAGAAAAGTTTCTGGGCACAAAAGCAACTCCACGAATG ACGGACGCCTTTGTTTTGTGTATACCTACCAATGA
- the LOC109033142 gene encoding ionotropic receptor 21a isoform X1, producing MFLCKKQHVLLLFLLKTLEISAQLSYQAKKKSVRYQGIMNRFEETLPPIDLEILLMDILPRMKSEFNCLAIFMDSYHDTLFQSLFYQKFNFIPNFKILVKDSEDLLSPNFKTLSVIERIRKEGCSTYILLISNAIQVARFLRFGDRYRVIDTRAKFLLLHDWRLFHADYHYLWKKIVNVIFIRRYVNSDRYELSTVPFPVPIRGALVPRRIDTWRRGKFQTNLDLFHDKTSDLQGQTLSVVTFEHVPSVVKSSIPSQNETDDEQGESVAYGGLEIEVLQTLASAMNFRPNLYESVNSASEQWGRVQLNGSFSGLLGEICSGRAEIALGNLYYTPYHLQILDLSTPYTTQCLTFLTPESLSDNSWKTLILPFHKSMWIAVLIVLLLGGFLFYSLANFHRYLEKKDYSKSGASKIEMKVSKENTAINYIKKKTSSFLYLLRRLCVDQKKIDMEMRLHEGTKNIYFNYYKSPQKLTKVKIEKKKKVTISEDSDSIKSQGLYLFESLQNSILYTFGMLILVSLPKIPTGWALRILSGWWWIYCLLVAVSYRASLTAILANPVPRVTIDTLEQLAEDNSVLCGGWGEQNRNFFLSSLDAAGQKIGRKFEDVPNAQEAVDRIMQGRFAYYENIYFLQFLSQNRKVSGHKSNSTNDHQENNSEKLLHIMKDCSINMPISIGLQKNSPLKPRVDRFLRRVIEGGLVKKWLNDVMLVILTEEASLDSEEVKALMNLKKLYGAIVALFGGYVISILALLVELCVWYCFVQRDPNYDKYARDLYYKKAALRQ from the exons atgtttttatgtAAGAAGCAGCACGTTTTGTTgctctttcttttaaaaactttaGAAATAAGTGCACAGTTGTCGTATCAAGCAAAGAAAAAATCTGTCAG ATATCAAGGAATCATGAATCGCTTTGAAGAGACGTTGCCGCCCATCGATTTGGAAATACTTTTAATGGATATTTTGCCTCGAATGAAATCAGAATTCAACTGCCTTGCCATCTTTATGGACAGCTATCATGATACGCTTTTTCAATCTCTcttttatcaaaaattcaacttcattcctaattttaag attctgGTGAAAGACTCAGAGGATTTACTGTCTCCTAATTTCAAAACACTTTCCGTTATTGAAAGGATCCGTAAAGAAGGTTGCAGTACTTACATTCTTCTGATTTCAAATGCCATTCAAGTTGCTCGGTTTCTGCGCTTTGGGGACAG GTATCGAGTTATAGACACTCGTGCAAAATTTCTTCTGCTACATGATTGGCGCCTGTTTCATGCTGATTATCATTATCTCTGGAAGAAGATTGTCAATGTCATATTCATCCGACGATATGTAAACTCAGATAGGTATGAGCTATCAACAGTTCCATTCCCTGTACCCATCAGAGGAGCTTTAGTTCCAAGAAGAATTGACACTTGGAGACGCGGAAAATTTCAG ACCAATTTAGACTTGTTTCATGACAAAACCTCTGACCTTCAAGGGCAAACACTTAGCGTTGTCACATTTGAACATGTACCATCAGTTGTCAAAAGCAGTATCCCGTCACAAAATGAAACAGATGATGAACAAGGTGAATCAGTTGCTTATGGTGGACTTGAAATTGAG gTACTCCAAACTTTGGCCTCTGCAATGAATTTCCGTCCCAATCTTTATGAATCTGTCAACTCTGCTTCAGAGCAGTGGGGTAGAGTCCAGTTGAATGGCTCTTTCTCCGGACTACTCGGTGAAATTTGTAGCGGAAGGGCTGAAATAGCTCTTGGAAATTTGTACTACACTCCATATCACCTCCAGATTCTGGACTTGTCCACACCGTACACAACTCAGTGTCTCACGTTTTTGACTCCAGAATCTCTGTCAGATAATTCATGGAAGACTCTCATTTTGCCATTCCA taagtcTATGTGGATTGCAGTTCTAATAGTTTTACTACTCGGCGGTTTCTTATTTTACAGCCTAGCAAATTTTCATCGATATCTGGAAAAGAAAGACTATTCAAAATCTGGGGCTAGCAAGATTgagatgaaagtttcaaaagaaaatactgCTATAAATTACATCAAGAAGAAAACTAGCTCATTCCTGTATCTCCTTCGGAGGTTATGTGTCGATCAAAAGAAGATCGATATGGAAATGAGGTTGCATGAGGGtacaaaaaatatatatttcaatTATTACAAGAGTCCTCAAAAGttgacaaaagtaaaaattgagaaaaagaaaaaggtcaCAATATCAGAGGACTCAGATTCGATAAAGTCGCAAGGTCTGTACCTATTTGAGAGCTTGCAGAACAGTATTTTGTACACCTTCGGGATGTTGATACTTGTCTCATTACCTAAAATCCCGACTGGCTGGGCATTGAGAATTTTAAGTGGATGGTGGTGGATCTACTGCCTTTTAGTAGCTGTTTCCTATCGAGCAAGTCTGACCGCTATTCTAGCAAATCCAGTTCCACG tGTTACAATTGATACTTTAGAGCAGTTGGCTGAGGACAACTCTGTTTTATGTGGTGGATGGGGAGAGCAGAAcaggaattttttcctctcttcattAGATGCTGCTGGgcaaaaaattggcagaaaatttGAGGATGTACCAAACGCTCAAGAAGCTGTCGACAGAATCATGCAAGGACGTTTTGCttattatgaaaatatttatttcctccAGTTTCTCAGTCAGAACAGAAAAGTTTCTGGGCACAAAAGCAACTCCACGAATG ATCACCAAGAGAACAATTCAGAAAAACTGCTCCACATAATGAAAGACTGCTCAATCAACATGCCGATATCAATTGGACTACAGAAGAATTCACCATTGAAACCCCGTGTTGATAGATTTTTACGACGAGTTATTGAAGGAGGCCTagttaaaaaatggttaaaCGATGTGATGTTGGTGATCTTAACCGAGGAAGCCTCTCTAGATAGTGAAGAAGTGAAAGCTCTTATGAATTTGAAGAAATTGTATGGTGCAATAGTTGCTCTCTTCGGCGGCTATGTTATCAGTATTTTAGCACTACTTGTCGAGCTCTGTGTATGGTATTGTTTTGTTCAAAGAGACCCAAACTATGATAAATATGCAAGAGATTTGTACTACAAAAAGGCAGCACTTCGTCAGTAG